Within the Flavobacterium sp. 9R genome, the region TAGAGCCTTTGGTAAATGTGAATAATCACCTTTTAATGTTGTTTTTATTGCCAGGAAAGAGGCTAGTTTTCCTGGAATTATGTCCTTATCTGAAGTCGAGAAAATTTCGCTTTTTACGGGAATGCAGAATGTTAGTTTTGCAATTTCTTTAGTAGCATCGTAATTGTGATAAATTATGAATGGTTTGCCATAAACTTCAATTCCATTCTTCTCGCAATATTCGTTTATTTTTGAAAAGACAATTCGACTATTTTTATTAATGTTGCTTACTTTGCTGTGAAAGGATTGACTCAAATAAAAAGTAGCTGTTTTTCTCACTTCACCTATTACTTTTACATTGTAGGTATTTGTTTCATAATCTAAAACTTTATCTAGGTTTTTCAAGCTTTTTTCATATACTGAACCTATATTTCGTTCAACACCACCTTTTAAAGTAGCATACATTTTTAGTTCGAAACTTAAATTTCCTTTAGTTTTCCATGTTACTTTAGTACCTCCAACAGTGTCCTTGAAATACCAAAAAACTTCAGATTCAGTTCCGTTATTGTTTAATTTTTGGGTAATATTCTCGTTGTTTTTCAAAGTTATTGTTTGAATGTCCCCAGTGCCATCAGCACCAGTCCAAGAACAAGAGGCTCCTTTACCAGAAGTAATAGCTGGATATGTCATTTTCA harbors:
- a CDS encoding SRPBCC family protein; the encoded protein is MQILKYLFLLLLLSLVATTIFVATQKGEFQLERSKIINAPKTAVFNYVNDYQNWPNFNSWMLDDNNLKMTYPAITSGKGASCSWTGADGTGDIQTITLKNNENITQKLNNNGTESEVFWYFKDTVGGTKVTWKTKGNLSFELKMYATLKGGVERNIGSVYEKSLKNLDKVLDYETNTYNVKVIGEVRKTATFYLSQSFHSKVSNINKNSRIVFSKINEYCEKNGIEVYGKPFIIYHNYDATKEIAKLTFCIPVKSEIFSTSDKDIIPGKLASFLAIKTTLKGDYSHLPKALTQTDTYFTNKAIRRDTKFSHIEVYSIGKNESRQPSKWVTFIYSPTQPKVIPTPIVRTIQPKKTVTETPAEEEIPSEF